TCGCCGCGCCAATCCGATCGCGGCACTAGGCCGCTGGCTGCGCGATGCAGCGCGGCGCACGTTCAACCAGCTTCGTCATCCTGCGCGCGCGTGAGCGTCACGCGCAGCACCGCGGCCAGCGGCCCAAGAATGCGCACCGTGTCCGCCCCGGCGATGATGTCCTGCGTGCCGGGCGCTGGCGCCAACAGCCGCACCGTCGTGCCGCGCCGCTCCATCTGCCGCACGAAGATCTGCAGGCCGACCCGCGCCACCACCGCGCCGCCCTCCGGCACGCGCGCGCTCGGCGCCACAAGAATCAAGTCGCCCTCTCGCACACCGACCCGCGGCGCGTCCTCCGTGTTGGCCCGCACCAGGAAACAATCGTCCGCGGGGAGCAGCGAGCGGTCGAACGTGAGGTGCTCCTCGGTGAGCATCGTGCCATCTGGCGACCATCGCACCACGGGCACGGGCTGCGTGCCGCGCGCGCCACTGACGCCATCGAGCACAACGCCACGCGAGCGGCCGGGCGCGCGCCGAACGTAGCCCTTCCGTTCCAGCGCCTTGATCAGGTCCGAGACCGTACGGGTGGACGGGATGCGCAAATGCCGCGCAATCTCACGAATGCTCGGCTGGTAGCCGTGCGAGGCCAGGTGGTCGAGCAGATGATGCCAAACGCGCTGCTCGACAGCAGTGAGCGGCGCGCGCGGCGTGTCAGGCATTCGTCGCCGCCAAATACGACACGGCGCGCGCGATGCGCGACACACAGGCCTCTCGGCCGAGCAGCACCATCACCTCGAAGATGCCGGGCGAGGCCGCCGAGCCGACCAGCGCGACCCGCAGGGGCTGGAGCAGCTTGCCGGCGCCCACGCCGCGCGACTCGGCCAACGCGCGCATCGCGACTTCAATCGATGACTCGTCGAAGGGCTCAAGCGAAACCAGCGCCTCACGCGCCGCAGCGAGATGCCCAGTCGCGGCCGCGGCATCCTTCCACTGCTTCGCGACCGCATCCGGCTCGTAGGCGAAATCGTCCTTGAAGTAGGCGTAGGCCTGCGTGACGATCTCGTCCGTGAGCCGCGCGCGCACGCGCAGCAGCTCGAGCAGCTTCTCGAGCCAGGCGCGCTTGCCGGCCAGCTCGGTCGCCGTGGCGAGCCCCGCCTTCACGAGCAGCGGCGAGACTAGCGCCACCACATCGCCAATCGGCATCCGCGCCAAGTGCTGCCCGTTCATCCACTCCAGCTTGGCCGGGTCGAACACCGCCGCCTTCTTGAGGAGCCCATCGCCGCTGAATGACTCCACCAGCTGCGCCATCGACATCACCTCGTCGAAATCGCCGCCGGGCGACCAGCCGAGCAGGGCGAGGAAGTTCACCATCGCCTGCGGCAGGATGCCCTGGTGCTGGTAGTCGCCCACGGCCGTGGCGCCGTGGCGCTTGGAGAGCTTCTTCCCGTCGGTGCCGTGGATCATCGGCAGGTGGGCGAACTGCGGCTGCGCCGCGCCCAGTGCCTCGTAGAGCAGGATCTGCTTCGGCGTGTTGGAGATGTGGTCGTCGCCGCGCATCACGATGGAGATGCGCATCGCGATATCGTCGGAGACCACCGCGTGGTTGTAGATCGGCGAGCCGTCCGAGCGCAGGATGATGAAGTCGTCGATGTCCTTGTTCGGAAAGCTGATGCGGCCGTGGACGAGATCGTCCCAGGCCGTCTCGCCATCGCGCACGCGGAAGCGGATGGTGAAGGCCTCACCCGCGGCGGCACGACGCTCGGCCTCCTCGGGCAGGATGCGATCGCAACGGCGGTCGTAGGCAAAGGCGCCACCCGCGGCCTCGGCGGCGGCGCGGCGCTGCGCGAGGTCATCGGCCGTGCAGAAGCAGCGGTAGGCCTTCCCCTCGAGCAGCAGGCGCTCGGCGTCCGCGCGATGGCGCGCGAGGTTGGCACCCTGGAAGACGACTTCCTCGTCCCAGTCGAGGCCCAGCCAGGTCATCCCCTCGAAGATCGCGCGCGTGGACTCCTCGGTGGAGCGCGCGCGGTCCGTGTCCTCGACGCGCAGCAGGAACTGGCCGCCGAGCTTGCGGGCGAGCAGCCAGTTGAAGAGCGCCGTGCGCGCGCCGCCCACGTGGAGGTAGCCCGTGGGGGAAGGCGCGAAGCGAAGGCGTGGGGGCGAGGCAGTCATCAGGGCGGGAACGGACGGAAACGAGAAGCGGGCCCGACCGGAGAAGGTACCGGCGGGCCCGCACACGGAGACGGAGGGATTCGAACCCTCGATACAGGTGTAACCCCGTATAACGGTTTAGCAAACCGCCGCCTTCAGCCTCTCGGCCACGTCTCCAGCGCACTCGGGCGTGTCCGAGCGTCGACAGGGAATCTCGCCCCGAGCGGGGGGTGAATCAAGGTCGGCGCAGCTCGTAGGTCACGCGAGCGAGCTCGGCGCGCCAGGTAGTGGGACCGGTGCGGATCCAGCGATAGCTGCCCCGGCCCGGCGTGGTGCTGGCGAAGCTCACGGTGTCGGCGACGACGGTGATGCGCGTGGTGACCTCGCCGCGGGCGTTGAGCTTCACGATCTGGCCGTCGCGGACGGTGAAGACGCCGTTGGACCGCTGCTGGGTGAAGGCCGCGTCGTCGACCTCGCGCTGTTCGAGCGTCGTGTCGTTGAGGACGCGGTACTCCTCGTAGAAGGCGCTGTAGCTGCCGCCGCTGCCGACCCAGCGGCCGGCGAGCCAGGCGATCTGGGCCATCGGGCCGCGAAGGGTTGGCGGCTGGGTGCCCGCGGCTTGGCTGGCTGACTGCGCCTGGAGCGTCGGGGCGGTGAAGAGGGCGAGGGTGAGCGCGGCGATGGCGATTAGACGCGTCTGACGAGCGGAGCGATGTGGCATCGGACCTCCGAGCAGGGGACGCGGAATCACGCCCACCATTCGATACGGCCAACCCTACCAACGGTTTCTCTCGCGATTGTAAGCGGAGGGTGAGGGATTCGAACCCCCAAGTCCTTTCGGACGGCGGTTTTCAAGACCGCTGCAATAGCCATTCTGCCAACCCTCCGGGCCTCCGGGAAAGGTCAACTGATGGGGCGGGGGAGGCAACGGGGGCGGGGCAGATCGTCGCGGAGGACCGGCGGTATTTCGCGAATGAAGGAGCAGTGACAGCTTGGGGAGATGAATACGCACAGCGGACCTGACCCACGCTCGCCGGAGACTCGTCGGGCGCTCGATGCCATTCGCGCCGTGGGCGGCGACGAGCTCGTCGAGGCGATGAGTTCGGCGTTCCTCGCCTTCGCCGCGGCGCAGGAGGAGTGGTTGGCTCGGCAGTTCCTGGCGAAGAACTTCGAGGCCGTGGCGGAGGGTGCGCGTGCCCTGCGGATCAGTGCACTGCAGTTGGGTGCTGGCGATGTTGCGGCGGCCTGTGCGGCTGCGGAGTTGGCGGGTGCGGGTGGTGATGCTGCGGCGGTGCAGGGAGCGCTCGAGCAGCTGTCGTTGGCGTTAGTCGGCGTGCGGAAGGCGCTGGGCTAGCGAGGGGACGGGGCCCGCAGGGGCGCGTTAAGCGGCGCACGCGGGACCGGCGGCTGGCGTCTACCGAGGCTGCGACAGGAGCGAGTCGATCCACGCCGCCCCCGGACACGCGTCAGCTGTGCGCGGCAGCTCTCCGCCACGTTGCTTCGATGATCCTCGAGACACCCGCACGATCACGGTGCCGACCTGGCGCAACGAATCCCCTCCCGTTTCGAAGGATATCTCT
This window of the Gemmatimonadaceae bacterium genome carries:
- a CDS encoding glutamate--tRNA ligase, which translates into the protein MTASPPRLRFAPSPTGYLHVGGARTALFNWLLARKLGGQFLLRVEDTDRARSTEESTRAIFEGMTWLGLDWDEEVVFQGANLARHRADAERLLLEGKAYRCFCTADDLAQRRAAAEAAGGAFAYDRRCDRILPEEAERRAAAGEAFTIRFRVRDGETAWDDLVHGRISFPNKDIDDFIILRSDGSPIYNHAVVSDDIAMRISIVMRGDDHISNTPKQILLYEALGAAQPQFAHLPMIHGTDGKKLSKRHGATAVGDYQHQGILPQAMVNFLALLGWSPGGDFDEVMSMAQLVESFSGDGLLKKAAVFDPAKLEWMNGQHLARMPIGDVVALVSPLLVKAGLATATELAGKRAWLEKLLELLRVRARLTDEIVTQAYAYFKDDFAYEPDAVAKQWKDAAAATGHLAAAREALVSLEPFDESSIEVAMRALAESRGVGAGKLLQPLRVALVGSAASPGIFEVMVLLGREACVSRIARAVSYLAATNA
- a CDS encoding MarR family transcriptional regulator, with translation MPDTPRAPLTAVEQRVWHHLLDHLASHGYQPSIREIARHLRIPSTRTVSDLIKALERKGYVRRAPGRSRGVVLDGVSGARGTQPVPVVRWSPDGTMLTEEHLTFDRSLLPADDCFLVRANTEDAPRVGVREGDLILVAPSARVPEGGAVVARVGLQIFVRQMERRGTTVRLLAPAPGTQDIIAGADTVRILGPLAAVLRVTLTRAQDDEAG